A window of the Harmonia axyridis chromosome 5, icHarAxyr1.1, whole genome shotgun sequence genome harbors these coding sequences:
- the LOC123680249 gene encoding SEC14-like protein 4, with protein MSVPKYVKRKLDLDDIQKFALMKFRRNVSDILQPHHDDHFLCRWLIARSWNCENAEKMLRDSMKWRQEYGVDTELKTWEAPEVIKKYEPVGCCGYDADGAPVIIVPFAGLDVVGMLHSVPKEDLIKATIQILERNLDLAFATGYNELIVIFDMDNFNLRQYLWRPAAEVVITLIQMYEANYPEILKVCYIINAPRVFAVGFNIVKKFMGPCTINKIKIYKHDPAKWKKILVEKIGADNLPKYFGGNLTDPDGNPRLTTKIAQGGKIPESYYMKNLQKDDPENEKEYTIVTIKKGDKLKLKFEVDEEGSFLRWDFRTDNHDIRFGVNYTDKEDKVTTAVALNRVSAHQIDEAGVLACQSPATYTVIFDNSYSLLRSKKLFYKVYVTPPIKELSVTPTDGDISLFKEEDKKPSEKIMDADALNELEAKEMTNGMEKAVISPVH; from the exons ttCAGAAGAAATGTCAGCGATATTTTGCAACCACACCATGATGACCATTTCCTTTGCAGGTGGCTAATAG CGCGATCTTGGAATTGTGAGAATGCTGAAAAAATGCTACGAGAT tccATGAAATGGAGACAAGAATATGGGGTGGACACTGAACTCAAAACCTGGGAAGCTCCagaagtaataaaaaaatacgaACCGGTTGGTTGCTGTGGATATGATGCAGATGGAGCACCTG ttaTAATTGTGCCATTTGCTGGATTGGACGTTGTTGGAATGTTACACTCAGTGCCAAAAGAAGACTTGATCAAGGCAACCATTCAGATATTAGAGAGAAATTTGGATCTTGCATTTGCTACTGGTTACAACGAACTGATTGTGATATTTGATATGGATAATTTTAATCTTAGGCAGTATTTGTGGAGGCCAG CTGCTGAGGTTGTTATCACGTTGATCCAAATGTATGAAGCAAACTACCCAGAGATCCTAAAAGTTTGTTATATAATCAATG CTCCAAGAGTGTTTGCGGTAGGTTTCAATATCGTTAAGAAATTCATGGGACCTTgtacaatcaataaaataaaaatttacaaaCATGATCCGGCCAAATGGAAGAAAATTCTGGTAGAGAAAATTGGAGCTGACAATCTCCCGAAATATTTCGGTGGAAATCTGACAGATCCTGATGGAAATCCAAGACTAACTACAAAg ATTGCACAAGGAGGCAAAATACCAGAATCATATTACATGAAAAACTTACAAAAAGACGACCCAGAAAACGAAAAGGAATACACAATAGTAACTATCAAGAAGGGGGATAAGTTAAAGCTGAAATTTGAGGTTGACGAAGAAGGTTCTTTCCTTAG ATGGGACTTCCGTACAGACAACCACGACATCCGTTTTGGTGTTAATTACACCGACAAAGAAGATAAAGTGACAACGGCAGTGGCCTTGAACAGGGTCTCAGCCCACCAAATAGATGAAGCTGGTGTTTTAGCCTGCCAGTCTCCAGCTACTT ATACCGTCATTTTTGATAACTCCTACAGCTTACTGAGAAGCAAAAAATTGTTCTACAAGGTGTATGTCACTCCACCTATCAAAGAACTCAGTGTGACACCCACAGATGGCGACATATCACTCTTTAAAGAAGAAGATAAAAAACCAAGTGAGAAGATTATGGATGCAGATGCTTTGAATGAACTGGAGGCAAAAGAAATGACTAACGGTATGGAGAAAGCTGTTATATCTCCAGTTCATTAA